One Miscanthus floridulus cultivar M001 chromosome 11, ASM1932011v1, whole genome shotgun sequence DNA window includes the following coding sequences:
- the LOC136493175 gene encoding uncharacterized protein: MANRARWMMKYEKGLVDILHENNNSHYRTPNGWRTEGWRKIVREFTVRYPEAKFSKSQIQEHETQLKKDYKVIKSVLQRDGVSWDQSASMVRTTDEIWDEIIEDMPKARKYQSKSFPLLDSLELLFDGPIPEGGQKSPSSIPQNVGGNVDDGGNNISTVPGLSERPSGNTSVNEAWNNISLLQQTALGPQGIDDLDMLQNRDEEVLERLQHGADPRPQRADEQAQSSSCVELQRDRRKKRKVPDIQQIMETYLNFRMKQARVKEQRAKDADQFTISSCIKALHTMADVSDEVKVLASDVFKDAENREIFLSYEPRLRTLWLKREVGKLLS; this comes from the exons ATGGCAAATAGAGCAAGATGGATGATGAAGTACGAAAAGGGTCTTGTTGATATACTTCATGAGAACAATAATTCACATTATCGTACCCCAAACGGTTGGAGAACAGAGGGGTGGAGGAAAATTGTTAGGGAGTTCACTGTAAGGTACCCTGAAGCAAAGTTTAGTAAATCGCAAATCCAGGAACATGAGACTCAATTGAAGAAAGACTATAAGGTGATAAAATCTGTCCTCCAACGTGATGGTGTCTCATGGGACCAGAGTGCATCCATGGTTAGAACAACAGATGAAATCTGGGATGAGATAATTGAG GATATGCCCAAGGCACGGAAGTACCAAAGCAAGAGCTTTCCATTGCTTGACTCACTTGAGCTGTTATTTGATG GTCCTATTCCTGAAGGGGGACAGAAATCGCCTTCCAGCATACCTCAGAATGTTGGTGGAAATGTTGACGATGGAGGCAACAATATCAGCACAGTCCCAGGCTTGTCTGAAAGACCTAGTGGTAACACTAGCGTTAATGAGGCATGGAATAATATCAGCCTACTTCAGCAAACAGCATTAGGACCCCAAGGTATAGACGATCTCGACATGCTGCAAAATCGTGATGAAGAGGTGCTGGAACGACTACAGCATGGTGCGGACCCAAGGCCACAAAGAGCAGATGAACAGGCACAGTCAAGTTCTTGTGTAGAACTGCAGAGAGACAGGCGCAAGAAGCGGAAGGTCCCAGACATCCAGCAGATCATGGAGACCTATTTGAATTTCAGAATGAAGCAAGCTCGCGTCAAAGAACAAAGAGCAAAGGATGCTGATCAGTTCACGATTTCAAGCTGTATCAAGGCTCTGCACACCATGGCCGATGTGTCAGACGAGGTCAAGGTATTAGCCTCTGATGTTTTCAAGGATGCTGAGAACAGGGAGATCTTTCTCTCCTATGAACCCAGGCTGCGCACCTTGTGGCTCAAGAGGGAAGTTGGCAAGCTACTCTCCTGA
- the LOC136493100 gene encoding uncharacterized protein produces the protein MGNSDAASPASAAATRDAKKKRGNRSAAKLKQSKRETRRGQFLSKGQGNDAMVATSPTGAGSNAGSPILASPHPPLPRRRVDSRSRGSDPDDREEAGAAGLEVDGSGLDSPGSDKSQGGDCPQRKGFSGNGGGRSLSSGSSVWSSSRSVSDAEEDSGGPEDESEVFDDWEMAADALYVDDSSCNQSSGPTPTPPPALTTAAPAHAARPEPIRSKTRAWAPDDIFRPQSLPSISKQASFPASIGNRWPEMGMSAVQQGILSLPLSCPICCDDLDPTDSSFCPCPCGFHMCLFCHNRIKLEDGRCPGCRKQYNTVSAAEGGGGGAKAAVGTRREMEKQLSRSCSMGPSY, from the exons ATGGGGAACAGCGACGCCGCATCGCCCGCATCGGCGGCCGCCACGCGCGACGCCAAGAAGAAGAGG GGGAACCGCTCGGCGGCGAAGCTGAAGCAGAGCAAGCGCGAGACGCGCCGCGGGCAGTTTCTGTCCAAGGGGCAAG GCAATGATGCCATGGTTGCAACTTCGCCAACAGGAGCAGGTTCAAATGCTGGCTCACCCATCCTTGCTTCCCCGCACCCTCCACTTCCTCGTCGCCGGGTTGATTCCAGATCAAGGGGTAGTGATCCGGACGACAGGGAGGAGGCTGGTGCTGCTGGCCTTGAGGTAGACGGCAGTGGCCTTGACTCCCCAGGCTCAGACAAGTCCCAAGGTGGTGACTGCCCTCAGAGGAAGGGGTTCTCTGGCAATGGTGGTGGCCGCAGCCTCAGCAGTGGAAGCAGTGTATGGTCCAGCTCAAGGAGTGTGAGTGATGCTGAGGAGGATTCAGGCGGCCCTGAGGATGAGAGTGAGGTCTTCGATGATTGGGAAATGGCTGCTGATGCGCTTTATGTCGATGACAGTTCTTGTAACCAGAGTTCAGGTCCCACGCCGACACCCCCACCAGCTCTGACCACTGCAGCACCTGCCCATGCAGCGAGACCAGAACCGATTCGAAGCAAGACAAGGGCTTGGGCACCAGATGACATATTTCGACCACAGAGCTTACCCAGCATATCCAAGCAGGCCAGCTTCCCAGCAAGCATTGGTAACCGCTGGCCGGAGATGGGAATGAGTGCTGTACAGCAGGGAATTCTTTCATTGCCGCTGTCATGCCCCATTTGCTGCGATGATCTTGACCCGACGGATTCGAGCTTCTGCCCCTGCCCTTGTGGGTTTCACATGTGCCTCTTCTGCCACAACAGGATCAAGTTGGAAGATGGGCGCTGCCCAGGTTGCAGGAAGCAATACAACACAGTTTCTGCAGCAGAAGGCGGTGGAGGTGGCGCAAAAGCAGCAGTTGGGACTCGACGAGAGATGGAAAAGCAGCTATCCCGTTCTTGTAGCATGGGTCCAAGTTACTAG